The sequence cgtccatgtcttccttagACGTTCTtttgatggcgcgttgtgcgctgcacgttgtaaaccgccagaccaataccccagtatgtatcccccagtttgtgacatgattaatgtctcgagtgtgtggatcgtgggacccacagaaagcatgtgatgctaggttaaataactaagttatttaggaagtcgatatttatgaaatatcgtgtgcattctatgcatgtaacgcatcgaatatattcagcgtgtatgaaacatcgctgttttaaggcttaacggaataagtcgcggattaagcatagcatcacgtccaaccatcttcgagtgatcgtttggaggctgtataggtaagccctgacttgaccgatcactctgtgtggaagagtggtggacggtgattgtggtgatacCTCACGGGTTGCCTAACttctgtcttaggctgtccgtccaggctggtgaagttggacggacgagatggcttgcgacccatatctgggaccgtcggattagggtttaggaggtgctcgaacaccaacctttagcttggtcgaatccaggcatgggacacgtttttggaaaggccgattgggcatgcatgtagacggcatgctggtgtaggtgtctgtacctcactgtcccatggagatgcgatctaagccactcaatttgtctggcaaagaggagcggctgagattgatttgcgatataaatcccatgccgcaaaggaattgaagaccgcacgtcgtgcctacttcgggcgcccGTTTCAAGACGGCCAACCATGGTCGATCTTCGCCGATCAGTCAGgtgtgcagtcggcaggccagtgtacacgtccgtacctcactgtcccgtgaagatgtgatctaagccactcaatttgtccggaaaagttgagtggtcgagatcgatttgcaattgaaaacgcgcggtcatgcctagtttgggcgcacgaatcgagacgaccaatcatatttggtcttgaccgattcgtcatgtatgtaagcgggcccacggtgactgtgttgacatgctctgggtcctttgaatctacatctacaccctccatctatgtttgcgaagatggatggttgagactgatttgcgacgcatgtgatgtgccgcaaaccctaattagggtttcacgtccatgctgctttggctggacgaattggcaagccacgcttctcttttggggaggccgaccatgtggggcccacgttgggacggtggtgaacacgccaatacctgcctggtggctatgggtccgatctaagccatccaatcatgccggtgaagttggatggtcgtgatcaatttgggacctttagtggaatttcctgcgactctttaagctttcacgccggcCCATCTTCAGGCAACCGTACGTGGTTCTGTGGATAGGTcagggaggatcgattatgcaggcgtgaaggaggcccgccggtgtgcagaaCATGCTTGTCCAtccggtcatgggacgatctatgtcgtccaaccatgctggtgatgttggacggaagtgatgattttgagactgccataggcggccttgtTCGCACgtctcctccaagccgctccataccagcctggacatccaacttcaggctagtattcggtggtagtttgggtggCATGGTagatattcgaccgaccagggcgtaagtgggcccgctggtggtcattaaggtggtagcccgctcctgctgaggatcgtttaggctggttaaatcatgcggccgacttgtgtggtcgtgattgtttctgagactgatatggacagtccagattcaaatatgtttaatcgggctagtataacacaccgagagatgtagcttgtacgagtatttcgtgcatacctcattatcaatgtttggagattcatgttactctgctgagagcaacactcagtcgtcatgccgcactaataatgagagttcagcggaacaggaaatacaaggctagtcatgtattaattgataacgctataaattcacagggtataagagattgttgctacatgctccaacctggatgaattagtaaagtggagaagtattcatcatttatcagtggctctatcctttgcaggatgtcagcacataattttttggctttttacaattttagccttaaatgaaaatccaccatcaacagtaggagagccgcctgaatctatacacaatCTCTCTACATGGTCAGGGAACagcgagtgtcgccgacgtcctgaaggcgttaagccctctcaacaaacaattatgtaggaggaccgcccaatcgttcttctatgtagaggtgggtctctctatgtagtcatggAACagcgagtatcgccgacgtcctgaaggcgttaagccctctcaacaaacaattatgtaggaggaccgcccaattgttattctacatagaggtcacgatgaaatgtgtagcatcgaacgctcaactagtgggaggcctttcgagaaacatattcatcatgactCTGAGAGGAAcccgatcagagatcgtgaaacggttcagggatcataaaatatgaatcgtcacacgCGTTCCTGAAGCAtgatcagaaacatgcagtatcatgattttacgattttgacctttgtcgaaaatccaccatcaacagtgtcgtcctctataacctaggttcttcatgAACTGTGTTCTAGTTtgcgacttaaagacttctctTAGAGATTCATGAAGTcaggtcagactatcttttacctgatagtttttGTATCCTTATCTTGTTTTTATTCATCtttgaggttttcgtaatctcagAACAGGAACGAGATTAGAGCTGTACATGGGTCGGGAGGGTCGGGTTTCATCTAATACTAACTACCAACCCAACTATAGCGGGTTTTTATAACCCCATCCGCCTAATTATCAGTTTGGGTTTTAACCCGCCGGCCACGGGTCAGTCGGtttcgggtttaaacccgctttaacCCGTTTCAATTGTGATGGGAAGATCCAGCCGAACTTTATTGATGAAACTCAACTTTCAAGTTCTAACTCATCAATTGTTTAAGTTAAATGGGTATATCCTTTCTGTTATATATTATGTTACTCTAGTTAACTAGATTCTTAAAGTTGATCTGTAGCACAAATCATATGAAAACAACTAATTGTTCTTTCACAAGTTCGTTAAAGATATGAACGTAGAAAAGTCTAGATGACtgaatgtttcaatcacgttTCCCGTTGTAATGATAGAACTGTCGATACATATTTTAAAATGTTTGTTGTGATATAGATGTAAGTAACGTAGATACTGATGCAGTGGAGTTGTTTTCGCCTTAACATCTTAATTTGCAGTCATAAGTTGGTGGTATTTTGGGGCAAGGGAACTCAAACAAACAGTCTAGTTCAACCTAACCCATCCGCTGGGATTGCTTTTCTCGAAAGAGGTAGAAGACTTGGAGGAAATTAAGTTGTACAGCATGGAAACTTTTGAATGTTATGATTTCTGGTGATACGATGGGGTGGCAATATTCGAACAGTTAAAGACTTGAAGGATGCTAGCATTGCTTTTTATCCACTGGTTCATTATGTAGATTACattctatttttaccgattttTTCGGGTGGGTTTGGAACCATAACCAACTACCAACCCCTGGGGTGGCAATATTCGAACAGTTAAAGACTTGAAGGATGCTAGCATTGCTTTTTATCTAATGAACCGGGGTGGCAATATTCGAACagttaaagacttgaagatgcTAGCATTGCTTTTTATCTACTGGTTCATTACGTAGATTACATTCTATTTTTACCGGTTTTTTCGGGTGGGTTTGGAACCATAACCAACTACCAACCCAACTATagcgggtttttattttcataaccagcAACCAACCCGCTACGGACTGGTTCAATATAAAACCCACGGGTTCGGGTAAGACGGTCgagttttgtgcagccctaaacgagatagatagaaatcacaagaAACCATCTTCCTGTGAACTGTTAATTCATACATCAAGAGAAACGCTTAATTAATCTTGCCTTTTGAAATAACCTTCTTGAAGATCAGAATACTGACGCACCTTTCATTTACAAATTGGATGTAATGGAAGAAATGAATCTGTTTATTCTCATTCCACAATTGTCTATATATATTCAGATTGCTATAATAATAACAGAATGAAAAGCACACTGTTCTTAACGAAGATGAAATATTGACACACCTTTAGAGACAGATCTGGGAGACAGACTAGTAACATCCACTACGATGAGCTTGTGGGGAatgaaaaaaaaacgaaaaaaaataaatattaatggACCTGTGTAAGTAAAAGACTACAACGCTAACCTTTGCAGGTTGTGTGAAAGAATGTGAGTGTGGAGGATAAACcattaaagaaaaattacaacaacaTTGCTCTTTGATCTTTATACTGACTTTGGAAAGGTTGTTTTAGCCAAGCTTTTTGTCAGATCCCTTCAGATTGAGATTGAACCACTTTTTCTTGCCTGATTTATCCCTTCCATCTGAATTACTATCCTCTCCTGGGCTTTCATCTTTTGACTCCTCTGCAGGAGCTTTAATGCTACCAGTGCCACTCCCACTAGCGCCATTTGCTGGTCTGTTTACGGTGAACGAACAATGGATGCTGTCTCTCTGCTTCAGCAACTCATCGACCTGTTTTGCAGAGAAACAAAAAGATTTGAGCAAGAAATGCATAATGCATTAAAGCAGGGAAAGGTTCTCTTTGACACAATTATATATGCAGACAGTCATCAGAAAATTATATCAGGAGAAGTATTAGTGTTAAGCAGTGAATAATCATCATTGACTACTATAACCTTGCACGAAGATGCTAACTATTACAGGAAGCCAGCCATACAAAAATTGACAAGTAAACACAAACAATGGGCCGAAAGAACACATAAACAGATGGAGAAGAAATGAAGTACATGAGCTTTCTGAGAGAGCAATAAGAAAAAAAGGTCAAAAGTACTACAACATATTGACGACATTCTTATGCATTCAAGTTATTCTAACTAAACAAGCTTCGAAGATTTCAGTCACCACAGCAACCTAGAATTTAGAGCACTCAAGGGAAAACAGAATGCTCACTTTCTAAGAACTTGTTTTGATTAAGACATACAATCATATTCAATTTAAATGAAGTGATGGAAGCTATAAACTGTACACAATAAAGTGGAGAATAATATATTCTACAGATTTTTTTACGTACGGATTGCTTTTCCTGGGTGTATCTGTTTGTGACCTCCTGAAATCGAGCCAGTGCCtataaaacaaagataaaatgattAATTACATATGTAAAATGTGTTCATCACCAATCAGAGAAAGTAGCAGAAGCAATAGTGCCATACTTTTCGGTATTCTGATTCAAATTGGCGTAgctcatttcttttttttaatatctGTGCCTCGATCTCCTTTAATTTCTCAGTGGTATCTTCAAATGACTTGGCACAAAGAGCCTCAATGGTATATGTAGCAGTCTTGAAGAAGTTATCTCCTGAAGAAAATTTGATCATCATCAGCAAAGATGAGCAGAAAATGGCACCAATCTCAGAAGCATAAGGGTTCAAGTACAAGGGAACAGTACAAACCGTAAACAGCAAAAATGTGGGTGCCGGGTTTTAATTCGGCAACTTCACAAGGTTGAAGGCCTTCCAACCTTTTGAAAAAAGCAGATTCAGGATCTTTCGCCATTGCTAGCTGCACACCAAAACAAGAATGAAGTCATTAATCTTTGCTTAATTCCACCTTTCAAAAAGAAAGGATGTATAGAGGTCTCACATACCGCATTCACAGCTGAATCCATACGATATACTTGAAAATGTAGGAAATACATCCCTGCGGATGTAACTTTGCCAGTTTTCTCACTGTCTTCCTGCAAACAGCAGTACCAATAATAAGTTTGTTAAGTGATCCCATGAAAAGTAAAATACTAAACTCATTCAATAAAACAGTTTCTGGATCAGTAAAAAAAGCTTAACATTCAGCAAAAGACAACGCTATTGAAACTTGTTGTCTTTTCAAATGTTACAATTATGTTACATAATGGCCCTTCTTGTGTTATATGCTATTGAAGACTGCGCAATGTTGAAATTTCAGATTCCTATCATCATAATTCTAACTTAAACATGATAATAATCCATACTAACATACACTGCAACCCATAAAGACAACGCTTCATGAGAATCAAAACCACATATCTTTATAGTATCAACAGCATACATACCATACCATATCTGTAAAGATAGAAACGCCTTTATACAACCAATCATTAACAGCAGCAACCCACTAGAACAGATTACTGATAAGCTTGAGGAATCGGTTTTACACATGTACTTCTACTTCCACTTCTTCTTGCTTGAAGAAATAGAAGTATTTGTTTCACACATGAACAGATTACTAATAATCAGattatttattataattatatacaAGAGTCCTGGTCATGCTTGCCGCATCTCTCTAACCTTTCTATCATGAGTTTGAAAGATACCGCACAGTTATGTAACCGTAATTAGCATCAACTTTAAGCTAAATTACATACTTATGATCCAGCTTACTTAATTTTTTAACagcttaacctaatttaattaagGATTAACCATACTAGTCTTGACTTGTTGCATAAACCAGAGAATTAGCAGCTTAACCCAACATTCTCCCACTTGGTTAAGCAACATTAACTTAGAATTAGCAGCTTAACCCAACATTCTCCCACTTGGTTAAGCAACATTAACTTATACTAATCTTGACTACGGAGACCCACACCATGCTTTTAAGACTCAAAGGCCACGCCACCAATTATACGGCAGTATAGTGTACAATCACTGCGACTATAGATATATATATCATCCTTGATCTTTGCATTGAAATTGGTTTTAGTGCAAGATAGAAAAGCATAAGAACAAAGTGAATTCAGTACGCACCTGTAAAGCCAAACCGTAACCTCCATTCACATCTTGTTCAAAATATAGTAGCTGCAAAAAATCAAGCTGTAAATATTTTGTCTCCTTTTCATGACAACCGAGATATATGATTTACACTTCGAAAGGATACAAGGTTAAGATGAAGTTCCAGATAGAAATAAGCATACTAGTGTTTCAAACTCTAATAACACAGCACCTTAAACTTGCTTTGCGCTGTTGAAGTAGCTCTAACAACAATTCCAGCCTGTGCCTGCTGCTCACTGATTGTCACGCCAAAAAAGTGGGCGCATTGCTTGTCAACCTGCAACAATCGAATATgagtaagaaaaaaaatgaaaacaagagAATAATTCAATAGAAGGACCATCAAATTGTACACCTTTCCGCTAACTGATGTTCCAATTGGAAGAGGTCTGACTGTAACAGTTCCATTTAGAGCATCTTCAAGAACAGTGGCAGAAACTGTCGTCTTGATAGGAACACCCAATTTGCTGAACCACGCAAAAGAAAGCATTGAGGGAAGTGAAAGCAATTATCATGTAAAGAAGAAAACGCCCagaacaatgaaaaaaatgatgtAAGCATCAAGCAAGCATCACCTGAATAACGCGGCAAACATTGTATTGACAGTTCCCAAGTTGGACAAGTCAATTTCCATATTCATGCCATCAGTTTCTATAGCCTGAGTAGATGTAATTGGGAGAAGTCAAACATTCAAGAAATAAATGAAATACCAGCATAATATGTCAACTTAGAGAAGTTTGAAGATTTAATGCCACAATGTTGAGAAAGATTGTAAGTGGATCATACAAAAGCATGACATCATGTTGAAGACAATACCAGCATACATATGTCAACTTAGAGAAGTTTGAAGAATTAATGCCACCATGTTGAGAAAGATTGTAAGTGGATCATACAAAAGCATGACATCATGTTGAAGACAACCAGCATACATGATAAGTCTGCAGCAACAGCTTTCACACAAGTAAGATTCTAAGCAGTGACTAGAACTAGAGCATCGACAAGGGATTCTTAGTTATCGCCATATTTTCACCCTTCTGTAGCTGATGGTACCTATAGCTAATGAGACGTCATTCTTGACATTGCAGATTTCATACTTCATCTTAGATATGCACCTATAGTTCATACTTCATCTAAGATATGTACCTATAGAAACATGCCAGATAAGTGACCAGAACTTAGAGCATTTACAGGGGATGCTTAATTCTCGCCATATTTTCATCCTCTTATCACTCATGGTACCTATAAAAAATGAGATTTCATTCTCACATTGCAGACTCCATACTGCATTTAGCACCAACCAACTGTTTGTGTAAATATTTGTTTCTAAAAATTGACATGGCAAGATGCAGGACGATATTTCAGTAACTTCCATTTATAACAATTGATATTTACATTAGCAACGTTGAGTTTCTTTTCACACTAGGACTCCAAACAGTTAAGAGAACATAGTAGAATCCGGAGGATATATATGCTGAAAAATAAAACCCTTAACAATGAAAATGCAACAACTGCGAATGCGATTTATACGGAGAGAGAGAGGGAGGCAGACCTCGAATCCTGCAGTATCATATTGCCTTCTTTTCTCTGGATCAGATAATATGCTATAAGAATATGCAACCTCCTTGAAAAGTTCTGACGCTTCAGGATTATTGGCATTTTTATCAGGATGATACCTGATCAGAGTTTGAAGCTAAAACAGTTAGATTAAGTAAGTTGATATATGCACACAGGAGTAGTACAAACATCAAAGCAGAAACGTGAAACCAATAACATGCGATAATAAACATTaatagtatgcatactttacaAAACAAATTAGATATTAAATGGTCACTTCGGATCaaaactactccctccgtccctaatataTAGGTGGAGAAGATaaaatctcttagattaagaaatt comes from Papaver somniferum cultivar HN1 chromosome 7, ASM357369v1, whole genome shotgun sequence and encodes:
- the LOC113298068 gene encoding chaperone protein dnaJ 15-like; this translates as MGSKSEGTSMPPLRRDPYEVLSVSRDSSDQEIKTAYRKLALKYHPDKNANNPEASELFKEVAYSYSILSDPEKRRQYDTAGFEAIETDGMNMEIDLSNLGTVNTMFAALFSKLGVPIKTTVSATVLEDALNGTVTVRPLPIGTSVSGKVDKQCAHFFGVTISEQQAQAGIVVRATSTAQSKFKLLYFEQDVNGGYGLALQEDSEKTGKVTSAGMYFLHFQVYRMDSAVNALAMAKDPESAFFKRLEGLQPCEVAELKPGTHIFAVYGDNFFKTATYTIEALCAKSFEDTTEKLKEIEAQILKKRNELRQFESEYRKALARFQEVTNRYTQEKQSVDELLKQRDSIHCSFTVNRPANGASGSGTGSIKAPAEESKDESPGEDSNSDGRDKSGKKKWFNLNLKGSDKKLG